One Centroberyx gerrardi isolate f3 chromosome 2, fCenGer3.hap1.cur.20231027, whole genome shotgun sequence DNA window includes the following coding sequences:
- the LOC139909584 gene encoding inactive phospholipid phosphatase 7-like — MPSSHSLRSRTRDRNSVLGRPEFMSLNQPLRGGGPSESRGNARRPGQIKHQTSQPSEEPTDSANKDRKEPSKMPEEDCMQLNPSFKGIAMNALLAIDISLSKRMGVCAYTSSSWGGCRSMVALLALTGHGITWIIGTIVCLTRSNTLAGQEVLVNLLLALILDIMTVAGVQRLVKRRGPWEMTPGFLDYVAMDVYSFPAAHASRAAMVAKFLLSHLVLAVPLRILLVLWALLVGMSRVLLGKHHLTDMAFGFALGMLHFSLMESVWLSSGTCQTLISIGTLSWSPFS; from the exons ATGCCCTCTAGTCACAGTTTGAGATCCAGGACGCGGGACAGAAACAGCGTCCTGGGCAGACCTGAGTTCATGTCCCTGAACCAGCCCCTCCGAGGCGGCGGCCCGTCCGAGAGCCGAGGCAACGCGAGGCGACCGGGTCAAATCAAACACCAAACAAGCCAGCCAAGTGAAGAACCTACCGACAGTGCCAACAAGGACAGGAAAGAGCCCAGCAAAATGCCAGAAGAAGACTGTATGCAGTTGAACCCTTCGTTCAAGGGAATAGCAATGAACGCCCTCCTCGCCATTGACATCAGCCTATCCAAGCGCATGGGGGTCTGCGCCTACACGTCGTCGTCCTGGGGAGGATGCCGGTCCATGGTCGCCCTGCTAGCGCTTACGGGGCACGGCATCACGTGGATCATTGGTACTATCGTGTGTCTCACAAGGAGCAACACTCTGGCTGGACAAGAGGTCCTGGTCAACCTGCTGCTTG CCCTCATCCTTGACATCATGACTGTAGCCGGAGTCCAGAGACTGGTCAAGCGCCGAGGACCCTGGGAAATGACGCCGGGTTTCCTGGACTATGTCGCCATGGACGTGTACTCCTTCCCTGCGGCACATGCCAGCCGGGCCGCCATGGTCGCCAAATTCCTGCTGTCCCACCTGGTCCTGGCCGTGCCGCTCCGCATCCTACTGGTGCTCTGGGCCCTCCTGGTGGGCATGTCCCGGGTGCTGCTGGGGAAACACCACCTGACCGACATGGCGTTTGGCTTTGCTCTGGGCATGCTCCACTTCAGCTTGATGGAGTCTGTGTGGCTGTCGTCAGGCACTTGTCAGACTCTCATTTCCATAGGCACGCTTAGCTGGAGCCCGTTCAGTTGA